GTCTTGTCGTACAGCTGTGCGCCCTGGATCTGCCGCTCCATCGGGATAGTCGACTGAACCTTGGCGGCGATTGCCTCAGAAATCTTCATCGCGTCTTATCCGTTTCTCTCGTCGTCACATCTGAAACTCAGGCATTCGGACGATCAGGCCGTCCCACGCCTGGGAGACCGGCATCTGGCAGGACAGTCGAGAGGTCGGCTGACGCTCAGGGTTCATCGCGAGCATCTCCTCCTCATCGGCGCCGGAGAGGCCCACCTCCTCGGACCACTGCGGATCGACGATCACATGGCAGGTGCCGCACGCGGCCTCGCCTCCGCAGTCGCCGTCGATGCCGGGCACCGCGTTGTTGGTCGCGACCTGCATCAGCGACTGACCTTCCTCGAAAGGCGCCTCGTGTTTCTCGCCGTCGTGGGAGACAAAGGTGACAACTGCCATAGCCAACTCCTGATACGTTGTCCTCGGCTTGGGAACTTGGTCAAAGTGTTGTCGAGGATGAGCGCGGCGGCTATGTTCGGCGGAGTCAGAAACTTGTGAATTCGGCTCAAAGGGATCATGGTGAGCCAGTGATCCTCAATGACGAGGGTGTGCCCCCGCTTCTGTTCGTGCAACTGCTCGAGCGCCAAGCGCTCGACCCAGACGCACTCGCGCGGCTTCGCAACATCATGTCTCGCGAAGGAACCGACGAGGCGACGCTGATCCAGCATGACGTCCAGGCCCCGATACGGTGGTTTCGGGAGGTCTACCCCGAACTCGACGTCGACCAGGCAACCCTGCTCGGCTTCGCGTTCGCTGAACAGGCCCAGTTGACGTCCTTCGGCCCGTTGAGTTTTCCGCTGGTCAGCGCAGGCTCGGTAGCCGAGATCGTGGAGCTGCTCACCTATCTGCCGTTGATCTCGACAGCCCTCAGTCCACAGTTCCATCCAAGTGAGCACGGCCTCACCGTCGGGTTCACCGCACACACAAGCGATCCGGCCCTGGACTGCCTGGTCGTCACCTACTGCGGGTCGGCGCTACTGCGACTGCTTGACATGCTCGCCGGCGACATGCCGACCGTCACACTCCACCTGAGTTGGCCAGCGCCGCCCCTCCTGACCAATCATGAGGACGTACTAGCCGGGCGCCTGTTCTTCGACGCTCCGATGTCGTTCCTCCATGTTCCCGCGGACACGCTCAACGAGGTTTGCCGGTTCTCCGATCCCCTCACGTACCGACTCGCCATCGGCGATCTGCAGCGAACTCTCGACCAGCGGGGCAGAACCACGTCGTTCTCGGAGAAGGTGAGACGGCTGCTGGAGGAGGATCCCGGACAGGGAAGTAGCCACTGGGTCGCACACGAGCTGTCGATATCCACCAGCACACTC
The genomic region above belongs to Rhodococcus sp. 4CII and contains:
- a CDS encoding 2Fe-2S iron-sulfur cluster-binding protein, whose amino-acid sequence is MAVVTFVSHDGEKHEAPFEEGQSLMQVATNNAVPGIDGDCGGEAACGTCHVIVDPQWSEEVGLSGADEEEMLAMNPERQPTSRLSCQMPVSQAWDGLIVRMPEFQM
- a CDS encoding AraC family transcriptional regulator; this encodes MILNDEGVPPLLFVQLLERQALDPDALARLRNIMSREGTDEATLIQHDVQAPIRWFREVYPELDVDQATLLGFAFAEQAQLTSFGPLSFPLVSAGSVAEIVELLTYLPLISTALSPQFHPSEHGLTVGFTAHTSDPALDCLVVTYCGSALLRLLDMLAGDMPTVTLHLSWPAPPLLTNHEDVLAGRLFFDAPMSFLHVPADTLNEVCRFSDPLTYRLAIGDLQRTLDQRGRTTSFSEKVRRLLEEDPGQGSSHWVAHELSISTSTLKRRLSEEGTTFRELRQSFLRERAMLRLLDRSMSVSEVATELGYSDLTNFSHAFKRWTGRSPNEFRHP